TTTCTACTCgatttttgtttgatttcaGGCCTTGAAATTGTCAATATGAGTTTTCCTGATCCTCACCCTCTGTTTATGATGCAATCCCAGCATTTTGCTAGTGATGCCATTGGTGTGTGGCCTCAAGCCCCAATGAACAATGACCAATTCGACGGGCACTCTCAACCTTTCAAGAGGCCCAGAAATTCTGAGGACAATTTATCCGATGCTTTGCCCTGTACACCAATGAATTCTAGGATGAACCCCCCAAATCCTCCTCCAATCAATAAAGGAACAAGCAACATTTTCTACAAGACTAAGATGTGCACAAGTTTTATTGCTGGTATGTGTACCAAAGGTTCGGATTGCAAGTATGCTCATGGAATTGAAGATATGCGTCAACCTCCACCGAATTGGCAAGAGCTTGCCGGTTTACGTGGGGTTGAGGATAGATCATCTGGAAATTGGGATGATGACCAGATGCTAATCCACAAGCTGAAGCTATGCAAGAAGTTTTGTTATGGGGAGGAGTGCCCTTATGGTGATAGGTGTAATTTTCTTCATGAAGATCCGGCAAAGTTTAGGGATGATTCGAAGAGGTTTAGGGAGAGTTCGGTGATTAACATTGGAACTTCCGGATCATCTATGGCACACGGAAGTGTTTCTAATCAGTCTGATGGTAGTAGGCCTGTGAACAATGGTCCGGATGCTTTTCGAGTAACTACAAGGCCCTATTTGAAGACAAAGTTATGTAACAGTTGGGAGAGAGGTCAATGTCATTATGGTGATAAATGCCACTTCGCTCATGGGCAAGCAGGTATTTGTTTATGCTGAGCTTATGCTATTAACTTTGTTATTACCAATTTGTCTTTGTGTAGTATGCAATTGTGATTGATGACAAGTAATTGTTCTAGTCATCTGGTAGACAATGAAATAAGCAATGAAAGAAGATACTAGGTAGCATGAGCCTTTATTTGCATGATGaatcaaaataaacaagtttttaacttctttttgttAATACAAGGTAAATATCTTAGGTTCTGAATTGAGGGACTCCCACTATCTGTTGAAGTGCACACGTTGTTGGCACATTGTTGTCTCTAATAACAAATTCAAAACCGTCCCTTTCAAATATCCATACCTACAGTTCTTAATtgagaaagggagagaaaaattgtggattttatTTTCAGCGCCCAGATAATCAATTCTGCAACTAACTGAACTCAATCTTGGAACCAGGTCTTGTTGTGTTTCTTACATTTAGATTatgtttctaaattttcttgGTTGAAGATGAAACAGTAATTGgctctcttttctcttcatGACTGTGTGGTTCAGCTCTTGATTTGATTGTATCATTCCCTAGCAGAGTATGCCACTTTGTTTCCATCTCTAGGACGTAATAATTCTTGAAATGCACCCTTTTGCCTATCAAAATCAATATTCCAAGTTTACTTTCATTAAGTCCTGAACAATCCTAAATTCTCTTTTGGACAAACAAGCATTTCTGGAATTGGTTTTCAAACATGGTTGCATTTCCAGAGCTGATCTTTAGACAAAGTTCCACTGTCCAAATCCAGTTGTTTTAGAAGGTTGGGGAGAAAGATGTTATCACTGATAGATTATTTCCACTGTCTGTTTTTATGTTTAATTATCCGTTAATTATCTTTGAACAATCTTCTCAGGTAAAATGGATGACActgaaaaaaaaacacacacacttgTTAAGATGATATTATTTTTGCAGATATATTGGCAAATCATATTTTCACAAATCAAGAGGGAATAAGGCATGCTTATAATTACTTATTAACTGTCCTCTGAAGGTCATTTAACTTTTTGAAACAAACTGGATGGTTTATGTAAAGGAACTTCCTTTGTTGATCCAATTTATATTCAAGCTTGTAATTTGTATTTCTAACACCCTTATTGAAGTGcctattaatatttaataagtGCAAATGCAAGCTAGTAGTTGTTTGATCTGTTCCAAAAGTTATTTGAATATTTAAGGGATTCGGTTCCTAGCATTAGTTAAATGACCTGAGCaactatgtgtttgaatttaattggagaacTTAATGCACTACACCTAAGGTACTTGATGTTTTACCCGAGTAAGAATATGCAACCATATATGCAGTGCTTTATACTTTTCAAAAGAGAACAATGCAGTGCTTTATAGAAGATTGTATTTACTTGATTGAATTATTATGttggttaatattttatttttcttaatgtttggtttttcttcaaaatcagAGTTGCGAGTGGCTGTTGGACTTCTTGAAGGGGAGACATTGAGTACTGGGTCCATTTCCGTTTTGGCAAAACCCCAATCTGTTCCTGCTAATGATGCGTCTCTAATTAAAACAGGAAGCGTGCCTACTTTAACTGAAGAAGGGCAGCAGGGTAAGAAGTGTTTGTTGAAGTGGAAAAGACCCCAGAAGATCAATCGCATTTATGGTGATTGGCTTGATGATATGCCGCTAGTGCAACACCTGCCAAGCAAAGTGGAGAGCTGAGTTCAAGATCCTGTGTAGGTTGAACTAAGAAATTTTGAAGGGTCATGCTcccaagaatcaagattttgaGGAGATTTCAAAGGGCTTGAAAGCGAGAgagttctttttcattttaagtCTTTCTTCGTTGTTGGTTTGGGAACAGGTCAATAGGtttgtttttttcattactCCTCTCCCCCCTCCTCTTCTTTTCTATGTGAAATATAGGTTAGCAATTGGAAGTCGCTATTGTCATTAGAACATCAAATAAGAGACCATCGTTGGTCAAATCAAATGTAATTCTCTCTTATCAAAGCAAGATATTGCCTTCAATTGTCATCAAACAAGAATGAAAAGCTTTACCCAACATAGGTAAGCAACAGGCAGAGCACAAAAATATATGCAAGATTTGAGTTTGATTGAGATGTATGCATGCTTCACACTTTTTACGGTGTTTGTACAGTGAAAAATGCAAGTCAATGGCAAAGCGTTTTCTATTTGCTTGGAAAAATATGACTAATAACATAGTGTTgaattttttagcttatttttactttcaacttatttttattactatttatgagttttattgtactatttagcttaacttttaacattttttctacactttaaataaaaagttttcagttttagctaaataaattgttccAAATGGACACATTGTAAGGTAAAAAATGTTTTACTAAATTAATATTCAATAGTTACATCATTGGGAAAGGAATACCTGGTAAAAAATGTTTTACTAAATTAATATTCAATAGTTACATCATTGGGAAAGGAATACCTGAAGGCACTGGTTGAGCATTGAGTTAGGGATGCTTCCTAGGTAAGACTTAGGAGTAAGCTCAATGACCACCATCCATatggaatttatttatttattgatatatCGATAGTAAGGCAAAAAAGGGACATGTAGTAAAACAAAAAACGTTTTACTAAATGATAATTCAGTAGTTACATCATTGAGGAAGGAATACTGGGAGGTGCTAGTTGAGCATTGAGCTAGGGGTGCTTCCTAAGTAAGACTTAGGAGTAAGCTTATTGACCGTCATCCATATgaaatctatttatttattgatattttgataGATGTAGGTGGGGGGATCTGAACTTTGAAGTCTCCATAAAAAATGAGCTTGGTGGTACCGATTgaattaactaattttttttttttccaattgaattttctaatcaaacaaatcaatttgttatttaaaaatctaaagTAAAATTTAGGAGACATTATCAAAGAATAAATGTTGACTACAAATTTCATTGGAGCATTAGGCTTCAACCCATAATAGGAAGATAGGAAGATGATATgtgttttaatctttttttttttatagcaaagTGTCCTTATCATGTTTAATGTAAATGATCtactcaaaaaaattatctgCAATcacttaaatgttttttttttttttagaaacaccaAAATGTTGTTATTTTGAGTTGAAGGTTCCAACTAAATTTATAGTCAAACTTCATCCATTATATATATTGGATCCAGTTAAGGACATACATTAATCATCAATTTTAGGAAACCTTTTTATGGAATTGAAACAGCTGTCAAAACAATTAGTTATCTTTTCATTTTCCgataaaaagtttcttaaaatgCTTTACTAACATATTCCCTTAGGACATAAGTTAGTAAAACCCATATATATTTAGTATGAGATTAAATTCGGTAACGACGTGATATAAAACCCATGTTTTACCCTTTTAATCTCAACATAccacatcatcttatcacatatttaagaataagtaGAACCATacccaatcaattctaatacccatatataaattCAACTAAATTGAGAATTTATTGAAATGTTATTTGGTGTGGTAgaatgtattaaattttaagtaaaatgctgatgtgacaATTACTTATTGAATGGTGTAAAATATGTTTTACAACCCATCCTTACTAACTTCGGACTAATTAGTAAACTAAAACTAATTGGATCATCCATTGATGGTGAACACAGCAGATACGTGGATACCATTAAATTTTGATGCATAAACTAAACATAAATTGCTTTATGACATACTGgcataaattacaaaattatttacaGAGTAGGTCTagtgttacaaatttttttacaattttatcataattttgttatataataaCTTGTAAATTGTGAAATTATAAACTCACATGAacctaatattttattttcacggCTCATAAGTGGCCACATAGCAAAATTGTAgcaaaattatggaaaaaaaattatatttttttttagtaacagTTATGAAAAAGTTCGTGCCATGTTCTTATTTAATGCCCTCCACAGGGTGGAACCCACGGTCCGAACCCCGGTCTCATTCCCATGCAACCCTGGCTCGACtgagactctctctctctctggtgaAGCAAAGTCGGTGGTCCCCAAAAATGCACTCAATCAGGACACGTGTCATTACTCCAAGCCTTCGAGTCGAGTCATCACCTACCTCGGCTCCTacatttcctctctctctctctcacggtTCAAAGCCAAGCCGCCACCAATGGCACCAAGATAGTCAtgctcttctctctcctctctcaaacctcacctctcttttctctctctaaaaaactctCTTTTCTTCATACCTTAACCAAAACTCTCTCTCACCTCACCATAACCAAAACCATATCCACATCCACCATGGCTATAAACTTGAAGTCCCATGCTTTTGCAGGCAACCCTTTGAGATCCAAGACCCCAAAAGCTGAAGACCCATTTGCGCCAATCCCAGCCCTTGAGACCCTCAAGACCCAGCTCTTAGATTCCACCACTGAACACCATGTCTCTCCACCTACTTTCAAGGTCCTCCCTTTCAGAAAAGGCAGGCCCTTGGCATCTTCCAATGGTGGGGTTGGTGACTTGGTACCAAATTGGAATCTGGGTTGGATTAGTTTGGCTGATTGTAAAGAGTACTTGGCCAATTCTGGGGTCCAATTGAATGGGGACTCCTTGGTTTATCTGGGTTCCAGGCCTGAGGATGATGTTGTTTATTGGGCTATTGATGTTTCTGATGAGGGTGGTCTGGTTACTGAGTTTGCTACCAAGCAGCTCAGTTTTGTTGAGGTTAGGACGCTAATGGTAGCCACAGATTGGGCTGATTCCGTGGCTATGGGGGAATTGGCTATTGCTGGACATGTAAGTGGTTATTGTTCTTTGAAGAGGtttgtggttgattttgatttagGGTACTTTTATTGAATGGTGACATGTTGGTGATAATAGTGTTGTAAGCTGATTGTTAATGTGTTTTGATTTGCTCAATCGGTGATCTGattggaattttcttttgtaGACCTGCAAAAAGTTGTGATGAGCATGAGCTTTAGTTTGACTTATATTAAGTTGTAGTTCACCTGTTGATTGGCATCTTGTCAATGTGATTGTTTGTATGTTTGCTTGTtcttaaaattagaaaatttactGTTGGTCCCTAAAGTTGAGCACATAAGTGATTTTAGTCCCAGAGTTTAAAGTTATTGCTTTTAGTCTCTAAAAAACTTAAAGTTGTCGCTTTTTGTCtctaataaatttaaagtgaTTGCTTTTAGTcctaaaaaaacttaaaagtgaTCAATTTTAGCCCCAATGGAGTGATGACGTATCATTCTTTAGTTTGGCCACCTAGGAAGGACAGACATGCTACGGGTACGGACACAGTATGACACGGTGACAcaagcaattttttaaaaattataacataaaatgaCTGGTACGACCCTAATATAACACAGGTACGACAAGGGCCTGTGCTTCCGAGAATGGCCACAGCATCTACTGGACTAACAGCGATTACTTCGAATTTCAGGGACTAAAATCTTTCAGAGGCTAAAATGTATAGACCAACAATGTATTTAAGCCTTTTTACAAGTTTTATGAATCTCAACCAAGCAAATTTCTGTATGTTTGCTTGTTCGCTAAAGAGCAAGGTGAGGCTATGGGTTCAAAACCCACAGGTGTCATGTGTAACTTATTAGTCAAGATATAATATCTGTAGGGAACTTACCAAAAAGACTTATGTATGGGGGGATCTATCTTAAAATATGTGCAAGTactattttgaatattttgggGAAAGAGAGACTGTAAGTGACCTCAGTTTGATATAAAGAGTTCGAGGAACCCAAGCAGATTTTCCTGTGTATTAGGGCTGTGCCCATTCAGGTACTtctttatgaaattttttacttatttaaaaaaaaaaaaaaacaaaaatccttaaaAGAAGAGGAACCAAAGGGGAATTGACTTGTACAGCTACTGTTTGTGCACGATCAATACAAGattacactatttttttttttttttggtaatgttCTACTCTTAGTTGCTTCCCATGACCATTTCTTGACATACTTGATTAGCCTGTCAAGGATCCATATCCGATCTCAAAAAGTTTTGAGACCAAAAgctttggttgttgttgttgttgttttgttaaAGCTTACCAGATTAGCAGGCAATGATGTCACcttactttttgtattttgctaGCTATTGTTTTACATTGCCTGTTATCTTCCTGCATTATTGCATAGTTAAAGGTTGCTGAGAGCTGCACATATTTTCTCTGGTCTTGGGGTTTTATTAGGCCAGGGCATTGCTAGAATGGCATAGCATATCAAGATTTTGTGGACTCTGTGGTCAGAAAATGGTCCCCATAGAAGCTGGGAGCCGAAAGCAATGTTCAAATGAGTTATGCAAAAAGAAGGTTTATCCTCGTGTTGATCCGGTATGATTATGCTTAATATCCTCTCTTATAAATACCCCAGTAAATTGGAAGCTTCGAGTGTCTCATTGGTTTCTATGGCTTAAGTCTTATTACAGGTTGTCATTATGTTGATCATTGATAGAGAGAATGACCGTGCACTCTTAAGCAAACAATCAAGATTTGTACCCCGAATGTGGAGTTGCTTAGCTGGTTTTATAGAGGTATGTGCTTGGACAACTTTTAGATATTGCATGTTTAGAAATTCTTTTATGGGATTCTAAAGCTATCGTTACATTGATGTGGTGCTGCTCCCATACAAGAGAGAAAAGGGCAGGGggtagaaaaagaagaagaagattgacATGAAAAGATAGGTCATTTGACCTGAACTGGGACACATCTTAATATCTCTGTGATTAAATCGTAACGATAATAATTAGATAACATTcaagggggtttttttttttttttttcttgtctcaaaaaattagtaaaaacttCATTAATTTGAGGCTTTTTATTATCTGTAGCCAGGAGAAAGCTTGGAAGAGGCAGTGAGAAGAGAAACATGGGAGGAGACTGGTATTGAAGTAGGAGAAGTTGTATATCATAGTTCACAGCCATGGCCTGgtataaattttgcaaaatgcattttttttctcatatattCTGGCTTGACACTATATTTAACACTATggatgcattattttaaatcttGTCCATTATCCATCTCATAGTCTTTTGTGCCACTCATTtgcattttaaatatattaatccCAGTTTTGACTGCCTTTTCCCCTTTTTAAAtacaaaaccacaaaaatcaagaacattTGGTCCTACGACCATCTTATGTTAATTTAACCTTTAGTCTAGTAAGTTCTCAATTACGGAATGCTTTAGTCCACTTGAATATAATCCAAAAAAGCAAATAACTTTTATCATTAAAGATAATCATGCTTTATTTGTTGATCATTTCAATTGTACAAAAATAGGgttttatttacatatttattaatATCCATAATTTCATTAGAACTCCAAAACTTCAAACCGAAATATGGATCTTACTGAGAAAATTTCATTCCTTTGGGTGTGAGATTCCAAATATCCAAAAACttagaattttgttttaaattcctctattttatttttctttttttgctaaaatcttCTGTATTCAAACATACAGCAAGATGATTCTGAGAGGTATTTGCAGTATTGCTCCTCTGGTTTTGTAAACAATTCCTCATAATTAGCCTTCTGAATTTTATGAATTTCTCATTGGAATCATTTCTGAACTACAGGTTTTAGGGCTTTGGAAATATAGATGttattttctctaattttttttatcctttctttttttgacacaTACGCAGTCAAATTGTCCTGTCAGCATCATGAGTTAAGAGACACTTAATAGTGTTTGTCTACCCACAAAATCTGTTTCTTTTAGAATTCCTGTTGATTTTTGTGCCATGGAGCATTGACTACCTAATTTTCCTGTCAG
This genomic stretch from Castanea sativa cultivar Marrone di Chiusa Pesio chromosome 1, ASM4071231v1 harbors:
- the LOC142622836 gene encoding zinc finger CCCH domain-containing protein 39 → MSFPDPHPLFMMQSQHFASDAIGVWPQAPMNNDQFDGHSQPFKRPRNSEDNLSDALPCTPMNSRMNPPNPPPINKGTSNIFYKTKMCTSFIAGMCTKGSDCKYAHGIEDMRQPPPNWQELAGLRGVEDRSSGNWDDDQMLIHKLKLCKKFCYGEECPYGDRCNFLHEDPAKFRDDSKRFRESSVINIGTSGSSMAHGSVSNQSDGSRPVNNGPDAFRVTTRPYLKTKLCNSWERGQCHYGDKCHFAHGQAELRVAVGLLEGETLSTGSISVLAKPQSVPANDASLIKTGSVPTLTEEGQQGKKCLLKWKRPQKINRIYGDWLDDMPLVQHLPSKVES
- the LOC142621586 gene encoding nudix hydrolase 19, chloroplastic, whose amino-acid sequence is MLFSLLSQTSPLFSLSKKLSFLHTLTKTLSHLTITKTISTSTMAINLKSHAFAGNPLRSKTPKAEDPFAPIPALETLKTQLLDSTTEHHVSPPTFKVLPFRKGRPLASSNGGVGDLVPNWNLGWISLADCKEYLANSGVQLNGDSLVYLGSRPEDDVVYWAIDVSDEGGLVTEFATKQLSFVEVRTLMVATDWADSVAMGELAIAGHARALLEWHSISRFCGLCGQKMVPIEAGSRKQCSNELCKKKVYPRVDPVVIMLIIDRENDRALLSKQSRFVPRMWSCLAGFIEPGESLEEAVRRETWEETGIEVGEVVYHSSQPWPVGPSSMPCQLMVGFHAYAKSLEINVDKEELEDAQWHNREDVKKALTFAEYQKAQRTAAVKVEQMCKGVGKGQNLAADFNVESGELATMFVPGPFAIAHHLISSWVYQDSFNGVEAHLKLPRSGSMSSL